The following coding sequences lie in one Alicyclobacillus curvatus genomic window:
- the hfq gene encoding RNA chaperone Hfq, whose product MTKQPVNIQDTFLNQIRKDKIPVIVYLVNGFQIRGNVKAFDNFTIVLDADGKQQLIYKHAISTFTPMRNVNLNFESSASDS is encoded by the coding sequence ATGACCAAACAACCCGTGAACATTCAGGATACCTTTCTTAATCAAATCCGCAAGGACAAAATCCCTGTCATCGTATACCTGGTGAACGGGTTTCAAATTCGCGGGAATGTGAAGGCGTTTGACAACTTTACAATCGTACTCGATGCGGATGGCAAACAGCAGCTCATCTACAAGCATGCCATTTCCACCTTTACACCGATGCGAAACGTGAATCTGAACTTCGAATCCTCTGCGAGCGATTCGTAA
- the miaA gene encoding tRNA (adenosine(37)-N6)-dimethylallyltransferase MiaA, protein MPVLCIVGPTATGKSDLGIAVAKAVQGEVLSADSMQVYKGMDIGTAKLSKDEMEGVPHHLLDLVYPDEPFSVADWTVAADTAIAQLHARGKLPIVVGGTGLYIRAMTEDLDFAEQPGHAAIREKWQVFLEENGPSRLHEELKQRDVTTAQRLHPNDVRRVIRALEVYEATGQPMSSQYDWGRQGGRYHTVLFGLTLPREALYERINLRVDKMVEAGLYDEVKQLLSQGYGEHNTSMQAIGYKEMVRAVRGEISVDDAIADIKQATRRFAKRQLSWFRRDNRIEWMTMDSCGDLTEVDKMRIFQVAKALSAGIVPTNLE, encoded by the coding sequence TTGCCTGTCCTTTGTATCGTCGGACCGACAGCGACAGGGAAAAGTGACCTTGGCATCGCTGTGGCGAAGGCCGTTCAGGGGGAAGTGCTGTCCGCAGATTCGATGCAGGTATACAAAGGTATGGACATCGGAACAGCCAAGCTGTCGAAAGACGAGATGGAAGGCGTCCCGCACCACTTGCTTGACCTGGTTTATCCCGACGAGCCCTTCTCTGTTGCTGACTGGACTGTTGCGGCGGATACGGCGATAGCGCAGCTTCACGCCAGAGGCAAGCTGCCGATTGTCGTCGGCGGCACCGGACTGTATATCCGCGCGATGACCGAAGACCTCGATTTTGCGGAGCAACCGGGACATGCGGCCATTCGCGAGAAGTGGCAGGTGTTCCTCGAAGAAAATGGACCTTCGCGGTTGCACGAGGAGCTAAAGCAGCGTGACGTAACGACTGCGCAGCGCCTTCATCCAAACGACGTGCGCCGTGTCATTCGAGCTCTCGAGGTCTATGAGGCGACGGGCCAGCCGATGTCAAGCCAGTACGATTGGGGCAGACAGGGCGGGCGCTATCATACGGTCTTGTTTGGCCTCACTTTGCCGCGCGAGGCGCTCTACGAGCGTATCAACCTGCGGGTCGACAAAATGGTCGAGGCGGGGCTTTATGATGAGGTGAAACAGCTCCTGTCACAGGGATACGGCGAACACAACACATCCATGCAAGCCATCGGCTATAAGGAAATGGTTCGAGCCGTGCGGGGTGAAATTTCCGTTGATGATGCCATTGCAGACATCAAACAAGCAACACGGCGTTTCGCAAAACGGCAGCTGTCATGGTTCCGGCGCGATAACAGAATCGAGTGGATGACGATGGATTCCTGCGGGGACTTGACGGAAGTCGACAAAATGCGTATTTTCCAAGTAGCAAAAGCGCTCTCAGCAGGAATTGTACCGACAAACCTAGAATAG
- a CDS encoding class I SAM-dependent methyltransferase, which translates to MSEQTQEVQTRVTVSSRRLVCTTPWRETAAQNRLAAQLANWFGCLFVRRDDRSLSQVCLDEGVDAVVVADKWPKVYLLEDVETPIFFHPGMAMMRILRMERGETDRLVTAAHLKPGQTVLDCTLGAGADSLALAYALGPEGHVISCEVEPVLERLFSYAKANGFEPYVELGPIADRIDVIQMHHLDWLRSLPNGFADVVYFDPMFRAEALGRSASMDALRGLTHPDALSLETLREAQRVARQAVVVKERPQSGEFHRLGLVPDKPRAKIAYGVWHKGEAFR; encoded by the coding sequence TTGTCTGAGCAGACACAAGAAGTGCAAACCCGCGTAACGGTGTCATCGCGCCGTCTCGTGTGTACGACACCGTGGCGTGAAACCGCTGCTCAAAACCGACTTGCGGCACAGTTGGCCAATTGGTTTGGGTGTTTATTCGTTCGACGCGACGACCGCAGTCTCTCCCAGGTGTGCTTGGATGAAGGGGTCGACGCCGTCGTGGTGGCGGATAAGTGGCCGAAGGTATATCTCCTCGAAGATGTCGAAACGCCCATTTTCTTTCATCCCGGCATGGCGATGATGCGTATTCTGCGGATGGAACGCGGCGAGACCGACCGTCTGGTGACCGCAGCGCATCTTAAACCTGGCCAGACGGTGCTTGACTGCACCCTTGGAGCCGGCGCAGACAGCTTAGCGCTGGCTTACGCTCTCGGCCCTGAAGGGCATGTCATTAGCTGCGAGGTTGAACCCGTACTCGAGCGTCTCTTCAGTTACGCCAAGGCGAACGGTTTTGAGCCGTATGTTGAACTCGGTCCGATAGCAGACCGCATCGACGTCATCCAAATGCACCACCTCGACTGGCTTCGCTCTTTGCCCAATGGATTTGCGGATGTGGTCTATTTTGACCCGATGTTTCGCGCAGAGGCCCTCGGCCGCTCCGCGAGTATGGACGCTCTGCGCGGGTTGACGCACCCAGATGCGCTGTCTCTAGAGACCCTTAGAGAGGCGCAGCGGGTGGCCAGACAGGCTGTGGTTGTCAAGGAAAGACCGCAGTCTGGAGAGTTTCACAGACTGGGCCTGGTGCCTGACAAACCGCGGGCAAAGATTGCATACGGCGTGTGGCACAAGGGGGAGGCATTCAGGTGA
- the mutL gene encoding DNA mismatch repair endonuclease MutL, translating to MGQIQVMSEALANQIAAGEVVERPASCVKELVENSLDAGAKTIVVQLEEGGIKRIRVQDDGHGMDEGDLRLAFSRHATSKVKSSRDLFRIGTLGFRGEALASIAAVARVKLQSRMADSEQGHGISVEGSTTKGAVEPVGMPVGTIIEVADLFFNTPARLKYLRTVQTEQARCVEVVQKAALSRPDVRMRVDVDGHVLYQTTGAGNPQNVLATLYGVGEAGQLLHIEGQTPDYRIAGYIGRPTQARSSRTHANLFVNQRPIRNIAVHQAIAGGYGQRLMVNKQPMYAVYIDLDPGLVDVNIHPHKSEVRFSEERDLTQFLQQLVRTALDEAFLVPTARLNSTGSRAEQGPRPVQTGLGIIPKSPWHDANRPQAGHPQSRQPQSEQPLAGHVHKQAQSDGGVQTTQTLPAETVGRATPKVSASTQQLKYPAGTRSLPPEVLESMYGGDNSTGPVVRERANDSGHPATGEPQARPTSTLPDAQTTPLQGDAADISEENAAAGESVVPSAELSAPTREGWRLRPIGQTLGMYILADDGEDLYIIDQHAAHERVLYERFTKQMKARSAHSIELLTPMPFHLSPGDAAVLTQHIDVLAEMGLSFEPFGGYSFMLRSIPAVWDGLDPSALAQELVSSLAEDTRAVDVKVALRERIIMRACKAAIKANHRLSDMEMRALIDAFSDLDDPFHCPHGRPVFVRLTSRDLEKEFRRIV from the coding sequence ATGGGCCAAATCCAGGTAATGTCTGAGGCCCTCGCCAATCAAATTGCGGCGGGGGAAGTGGTCGAACGCCCGGCATCGTGTGTGAAAGAACTGGTTGAGAACAGTCTTGACGCTGGGGCGAAGACGATTGTCGTTCAACTCGAAGAAGGCGGCATCAAACGTATCCGCGTTCAAGACGATGGACACGGCATGGACGAAGGAGACTTGCGGCTCGCGTTTTCCAGGCACGCCACCAGTAAGGTCAAATCCTCCCGCGACCTGTTTCGCATTGGGACCTTGGGATTTCGCGGCGAAGCCTTGGCTTCGATTGCAGCCGTGGCCCGGGTGAAGCTGCAGTCGCGAATGGCGGACAGTGAACAAGGTCATGGCATCTCCGTCGAAGGCAGCACCACCAAAGGGGCGGTGGAACCCGTTGGGATGCCAGTCGGAACCATCATCGAAGTTGCAGACTTGTTTTTCAATACACCTGCTCGGCTCAAATACCTCCGTACCGTCCAGACAGAACAGGCGCGATGCGTGGAAGTCGTACAAAAGGCGGCGCTCAGCCGTCCAGATGTGCGCATGCGCGTCGATGTGGATGGTCATGTTCTGTATCAGACGACGGGTGCAGGGAATCCGCAGAACGTGCTTGCCACGCTCTACGGGGTGGGTGAAGCAGGTCAACTTCTGCACATCGAGGGACAGACGCCCGATTACCGCATCGCCGGGTACATCGGCCGGCCGACGCAAGCGCGTTCCAGCCGCACACACGCCAATCTCTTTGTCAACCAACGGCCCATCCGAAATATCGCAGTACATCAGGCCATTGCCGGCGGTTACGGGCAACGGCTGATGGTCAACAAGCAACCGATGTATGCAGTCTACATTGACCTCGACCCTGGGCTCGTCGACGTCAACATCCATCCTCACAAGTCAGAGGTACGATTCAGCGAAGAACGAGATCTGACCCAGTTCTTACAGCAACTCGTACGCACGGCGCTTGATGAGGCATTCCTCGTCCCGACCGCACGCCTAAACAGCACTGGCAGCCGTGCGGAACAAGGGCCGCGACCCGTACAGACCGGACTCGGCATCATTCCCAAGTCACCGTGGCACGACGCAAATCGTCCGCAGGCAGGGCACCCACAATCAAGGCAACCACAGTCCGAACAACCGCTGGCAGGACATGTGCACAAGCAGGCACAGTCGGACGGAGGCGTGCAAACAACTCAGACTCTCCCTGCTGAAACCGTCGGCCGTGCAACACCCAAGGTCTCTGCATCGACACAGCAGCTGAAATATCCAGCAGGGACCCGTTCTCTGCCGCCTGAGGTTCTCGAGTCCATGTACGGTGGCGACAACTCTACCGGGCCGGTGGTGCGGGAACGTGCGAATGACAGCGGCCATCCGGCGACTGGCGAACCGCAAGCCAGACCAACCTCAACCTTACCGGATGCGCAGACCACGCCGCTGCAAGGGGATGCGGCGGACATCAGTGAAGAAAACGCCGCTGCGGGAGAGAGCGTTGTGCCGAGCGCAGAGTTATCCGCACCCACACGAGAGGGATGGCGCCTTCGGCCGATTGGTCAGACGCTTGGAATGTACATCCTTGCTGACGACGGGGAAGACCTCTACATCATCGATCAACATGCGGCGCACGAACGCGTCCTCTACGAACGGTTCACGAAACAAATGAAGGCGAGGTCCGCGCACAGCATTGAACTCTTGACGCCGATGCCGTTCCATCTGTCGCCGGGGGATGCTGCGGTACTGACGCAGCACATCGACGTGCTTGCAGAAATGGGGCTCTCGTTCGAGCCGTTTGGCGGCTACTCTTTTATGCTGCGGTCGATTCCTGCTGTGTGGGACGGGCTTGACCCGAGCGCCTTGGCGCAGGAACTTGTGTCGTCGCTGGCGGAAGACACTCGCGCGGTGGACGTCAAAGTGGCGCTTCGTGAGCGCATCATTATGCGTGCATGCAAAGCTGCCATCAAGGCAAATCATCGCCTGTCTGATATGGAGATGCGTGCGCTTATCGACGCATTTTCTGACCTTGACGATCCGTTCCATTGTCCGCATGGCCGCCCGGTCTTCGTTCGTTTGACCAGCCGTGATTTGGAAAAGGAGTTTCGGCGCATTGTCTGA
- the mutS gene encoding DNA mismatch repair protein MutS, producing the protein MMQQYLEIKESNPDALLMFRLGDFYELFFEDAVTASRVLEITLTGRDAGEQGRVPMCGVPHHAAQQYIGRLIENGYCVAICDQVEDAKAAKGLVKREVIQVVTPGTWMKDGESDSRFLAAVTKLGLLIGIAFVDVGTGEVWYGSASDEEALREVLVSYRPLEILVSNAESALIPGLEEYCKEVAARLSHVPDSNSRSKHELASITRQYRVVHTESLGLQNPSPEAAAVGRLLLYLEETQKQVLSHLKSPTGFENSGQAFLDVVAKRNLELLETQRTRQKKGSLYGLLDKTKTAMGSRQMRRWIEHPLMNVERIEHRLEAVEWLLGELFIRAELQEWLARVYDLERLIGKVGFGSANARDLVAIAQSLKSAPQVRTLLDGASPHLLSQLSHGLPDLSGLAAQILDTLVEQPPLSVHDGGMIREGADEDLDVFRNMHVDGKQWLAEFESQEKENTGIRTLKIGYNKVFGYFVEVSKANTHLVPAHYERKQTLASAERYTLPELKEREDEILHAEERALAREYELFVSLRDDVALAIPDIQKTAERLAELDAILALATAAAEYGYVRPVVVEERGIEVVNGRHPMVEAAAPLSFVPNSVNLGSGSDFILLTGPNMAGKSTYMRQIALIVLMAQIGSFVPADRARIGVVDRVFTRIGASDDLGAGQSTFMVEMVELAQILRQATPRSLVLLDEIGRGTSTYDGMSLAEAVMEALLVPGRNPLTLFATHYHELTERALALRGVENFSVAVQETKDGVTFLHAVVPRPADKSYGIQVAKLAGVPGPVIKRATEILAQREQEAANGRQMFAGVDTETQVDTALGATVTAGAVTEGAVTEGAVREGVATGSAVTEGAVREGAATGSAAVVGVAAVAAATETASAIEGVSQPVPELNQAPPVPAELLAWLDDVQRLAVERMTPIEAIGRLDEVVQRAREVSAWAKSR; encoded by the coding sequence ATGATGCAGCAGTACCTCGAAATCAAGGAGTCCAATCCGGACGCGCTGTTGATGTTCCGGCTTGGCGACTTTTACGAACTCTTTTTTGAAGATGCCGTGACAGCGAGTAGAGTCCTCGAAATCACCCTGACCGGGCGGGATGCCGGCGAGCAGGGGCGGGTTCCGATGTGTGGTGTTCCCCATCACGCGGCGCAGCAATACATTGGCCGTCTTATTGAAAACGGGTATTGCGTTGCCATCTGCGACCAAGTGGAGGATGCGAAAGCAGCAAAAGGTCTCGTCAAGCGCGAAGTGATTCAGGTGGTAACCCCTGGTACGTGGATGAAAGACGGAGAGTCAGACAGTCGCTTCCTTGCGGCGGTGACGAAGCTCGGCTTGCTTATCGGCATCGCTTTTGTCGACGTCGGTACGGGGGAAGTATGGTACGGGTCAGCAAGTGATGAGGAAGCGCTGCGCGAGGTCCTTGTCAGCTATCGTCCACTTGAGATCCTTGTCTCAAACGCAGAGTCGGCCTTGATACCGGGACTCGAGGAATACTGCAAAGAGGTTGCGGCGCGGTTGAGTCATGTGCCGGACAGCAACTCACGAAGTAAACACGAACTCGCGTCTATTACTCGTCAGTACCGGGTTGTACATACAGAATCTCTCGGTCTTCAAAACCCCTCTCCGGAAGCCGCCGCTGTCGGACGTTTGCTGCTCTATTTGGAAGAGACACAAAAACAAGTGCTCAGTCACTTAAAATCGCCGACGGGTTTTGAGAACTCTGGACAAGCCTTTCTTGATGTGGTCGCGAAGCGAAACCTCGAGCTCCTGGAAACGCAGCGCACGCGTCAGAAGAAAGGGTCATTGTACGGTCTGCTCGACAAAACGAAGACCGCGATGGGGTCACGACAGATGCGTCGTTGGATTGAACACCCATTGATGAATGTAGAGCGCATTGAACATCGCCTTGAAGCCGTCGAGTGGTTGCTTGGCGAGTTGTTCATCCGCGCAGAACTGCAAGAATGGCTGGCTCGTGTCTACGACCTTGAGCGGCTCATCGGCAAGGTCGGCTTTGGTTCGGCGAATGCCAGAGACCTGGTCGCCATCGCGCAAAGCCTGAAGTCTGCTCCGCAAGTTCGGACACTGCTCGACGGGGCTTCGCCGCATCTCTTGTCGCAACTCTCTCACGGGTTGCCTGACCTGTCTGGGCTCGCCGCACAGATTCTCGATACACTCGTTGAACAGCCCCCTCTGTCCGTGCACGACGGCGGCATGATTCGCGAAGGCGCCGATGAAGATTTAGATGTCTTTCGCAACATGCACGTGGACGGTAAACAGTGGCTGGCGGAGTTTGAGTCGCAGGAAAAGGAAAATACAGGAATTCGAACACTCAAAATCGGTTACAACAAGGTGTTCGGCTACTTTGTCGAGGTTTCGAAGGCGAACACCCACTTAGTACCCGCGCACTATGAGCGGAAACAGACGCTCGCATCGGCGGAACGGTACACTCTGCCAGAGCTCAAAGAGCGCGAAGATGAGATTTTGCATGCGGAAGAGCGGGCGCTGGCACGTGAGTACGAACTTTTTGTGAGTCTTCGTGATGACGTGGCCCTTGCGATTCCGGACATTCAGAAGACGGCGGAGCGGCTCGCAGAGCTCGACGCCATTCTTGCACTCGCCACAGCAGCTGCGGAGTATGGCTACGTACGCCCGGTTGTCGTCGAGGAGCGCGGGATTGAGGTGGTGAATGGGCGTCACCCAATGGTCGAAGCCGCCGCCCCGTTGTCATTTGTGCCAAACAGCGTGAACCTCGGGTCTGGCAGTGACTTCATCCTGCTTACGGGGCCAAACATGGCAGGTAAGAGTACCTATATGCGGCAGATAGCGCTCATTGTGCTGATGGCACAAATCGGATCGTTCGTTCCTGCTGACAGGGCACGCATCGGCGTCGTCGACAGGGTGTTCACCCGCATTGGTGCCTCTGATGACCTCGGGGCTGGCCAGAGTACGTTCATGGTTGAGATGGTGGAACTCGCGCAGATACTGAGGCAGGCGACACCGCGCAGTCTTGTGTTGCTTGACGAGATTGGACGGGGAACGAGCACGTACGACGGGATGAGCTTGGCTGAGGCCGTGATGGAGGCATTGCTCGTACCGGGACGCAATCCGTTGACCTTGTTTGCCACGCACTATCACGAATTGACGGAGCGTGCCCTTGCCCTGCGCGGCGTCGAGAACTTTTCTGTCGCCGTCCAGGAGACGAAAGACGGCGTCACTTTCCTTCATGCTGTTGTGCCGCGTCCGGCTGATAAGAGTTACGGCATTCAGGTCGCAAAGCTTGCTGGGGTCCCGGGGCCAGTCATCAAGCGCGCAACGGAGATTTTGGCGCAGCGGGAGCAAGAAGCAGCCAACGGCCGGCAGATGTTTGCGGGAGTGGATACAGAGACGCAGGTGGATACGGCCCTCGGAGCCACAGTTACGGCAGGGGCAGTCACGGAAGGGGCAGTCACGGAAGGGGCAGTAAGGGAAGGGGTAGCAACGGGATCGGCAGTCACGGAAGGGGCAGTAAGGGAAGGGGCAGCAACGGGATCGGCAGCCGTCGTAGGCGTGGCAGCAGTGGCAGCGGCAACAGAGACGGCGAGTGCCATTGAAGGTGTCAGCCAACCCGTGCCAGAGTTAAACCAGGCGCCCCCAGTTCCAGCGGAACTCCTCGCCTGGCTCGATGACGTCCAGAGACTTGCCGTCGAACGAATGACCCCGATTGAAGCTATTGGTCGATTGGACGAGGTTGTGCAAAGAGCAAGGGAGGTGTCGGCATGGGCCAAATCCAGGTAA
- a CDS encoding YlbF family regulator gives MTHDLLLTKAEDIGRSIAKSECARQFWQAREKMAQNPQAQSLFEDLKLKTNNKLGLIQAVGTSHPKLKELDAEIQSIETKLYEIPVAMQYKDAQDELNSIMQDLMSVLMDRLAPELPVEFGPREGCGKGPDGNGCNCGERD, from the coding sequence GTGACCCATGACCTGCTCTTAACAAAGGCTGAAGATATCGGGCGCTCGATTGCGAAAAGTGAGTGTGCCCGTCAATTCTGGCAGGCAAGAGAAAAGATGGCACAAAATCCACAGGCGCAGAGCCTGTTTGAAGACTTGAAACTGAAGACCAACAACAAGCTTGGGCTGATCCAGGCCGTCGGAACCAGTCATCCGAAACTGAAAGAACTCGATGCCGAGATTCAGTCCATTGAGACTAAACTCTATGAAATACCAGTTGCCATGCAGTACAAGGATGCGCAAGACGAACTAAACAGCATCATGCAGGACCTGATGAGTGTCTTGATGGACAGACTTGCACCCGAGTTGCCAGTTGAGTTTGGCCCACGTGAAGGCTGCGGGAAGGGCCCCGACGGAAACGGCTGCAACTGCGGCGAGCGCGATTAG
- the miaB gene encoding tRNA (N6-isopentenyl adenosine(37)-C2)-methylthiotransferase MiaB, translating to MENLIDQLRQGKLQPGAGLTFGTHRPNPVERIVFDASTLAQNYQMGTKASGVPYRYIIKTYGCQMNEHDTETMAGLLEAMGYEPALTDEEADFILFNTCAVRENAEDKVFGEVGRLRPLKYRNPELLIGLCGCMAQEEGVQKLVLDKFPWVDVVFGTHNIHRLPELVFRARESQETVLEVWDAAAQTVEAVPRSRKESTRAWINIQYGCNKFCTYCIVPYTRGRERSRLPEDVMEEITALVADGVREITLLGQNVNDYGVDLATVTFATLLRQVNEIEGLKRIRFTTSNPWNFTDELIDAIAECDKVVPHIHLPVQSGNNHVLKRMNRTHTREFYLELVSKIRSKIPGVSLTTDIIVGFPGETEEEFLDTVSLLEEVRYDNAYTFIYSPREHTPAATFADDVTAETKKQRLFRLNEVQYAISLAQNQKLMGQELEVLVEGQSKTNAHVLAGRSDTNKLVLFEGPVSLTGRVVRVRIKEPKTWTLYGDIQEVLDEGLTNGEFAADKLENSEFAADKPTGATFTKEALA from the coding sequence ATGGAGAATTTGATTGACCAGCTTCGTCAGGGCAAGCTTCAACCTGGCGCGGGGTTGACGTTTGGAACACACCGACCGAATCCTGTCGAACGCATTGTCTTTGATGCTTCGACACTCGCACAAAACTATCAGATGGGGACAAAGGCATCCGGAGTCCCGTATCGATATATCATCAAGACCTACGGCTGTCAGATGAATGAACATGACACGGAGACCATGGCAGGACTGCTTGAGGCGATGGGGTATGAGCCAGCACTGACAGACGAAGAGGCAGACTTTATTCTTTTTAACACCTGTGCTGTGCGCGAGAACGCCGAAGACAAGGTGTTCGGAGAAGTTGGGCGGCTTCGTCCGCTCAAGTATCGAAATCCAGAACTCTTGATTGGACTTTGCGGCTGCATGGCGCAAGAAGAAGGCGTGCAGAAGCTCGTGCTCGACAAGTTCCCTTGGGTCGATGTCGTCTTTGGCACACATAACATTCACAGATTGCCGGAACTCGTGTTTCGCGCCAGAGAGAGCCAGGAGACGGTGCTCGAGGTCTGGGATGCGGCTGCTCAGACCGTGGAAGCCGTACCGCGGTCGCGCAAGGAGTCGACACGTGCCTGGATCAACATCCAATACGGCTGTAACAAGTTCTGTACCTATTGCATCGTGCCTTACACGCGCGGCCGCGAACGCAGTCGTCTGCCGGAAGACGTGATGGAGGAGATTACGGCGCTTGTCGCGGACGGTGTTCGGGAAATCACCTTGCTTGGACAAAACGTCAACGACTACGGTGTCGATCTCGCTACAGTCACCTTTGCCACACTCCTTAGGCAGGTCAACGAAATTGAAGGATTGAAGCGAATCCGCTTCACGACATCCAACCCGTGGAACTTCACGGACGAGCTGATTGACGCGATTGCCGAGTGCGACAAGGTTGTGCCGCATATTCACTTGCCTGTGCAGTCCGGCAACAACCACGTTTTAAAGCGCATGAACCGCACACACACGCGCGAGTTCTACCTTGAGCTCGTGAGCAAGATACGGAGCAAAATTCCGGGCGTAAGTCTGACGACGGATATCATCGTCGGGTTCCCCGGCGAGACGGAAGAAGAGTTTCTCGACACCGTTAGCCTCCTTGAGGAGGTCCGCTACGACAACGCCTATACGTTTATCTATTCGCCGCGTGAGCATACACCTGCTGCAACATTCGCGGACGATGTAACAGCCGAGACGAAAAAGCAGCGTTTGTTCCGTTTAAACGAGGTCCAATACGCCATCAGCCTTGCGCAAAACCAGAAGCTGATGGGTCAGGAACTCGAGGTCCTGGTGGAGGGGCAGAGCAAGACGAATGCTCATGTCCTTGCGGGCAGGTCTGACACGAACAAACTCGTTCTTTTTGAAGGTCCGGTATCGTTGACAGGACGCGTTGTGCGCGTGCGGATCAAAGAGCCAAAAACATGGACGCTCTATGGCGACATCCAAGAAGTGCTCGACGAAGGCTTAACAAACGGCGAATTTGCAGCCGATAAACTTGAAAACAGTGAATTCGCGGCCGACAAACCAACAGGTGCCACATTCACGAAGGAGGCATTGGCGTGA
- a CDS encoding PhzF family phenazine biosynthesis protein — MGREVWLVDAFTTKRFGGNVAGVVPFANELTDEQMQAVAAELAASETAFVLPPSPGVDADLRLRYFTPAVEVDLCGHATIGSMAALFENGRIGDGLAETAVCRVETRVGVLPITLGYKDGLPYAEMGQAAPRFREAQVDLTQLASWLGISADDFDLTLPLGISSTGLWDLFVPVKSLSVMQALRPDFARLAAWNMELDVASTHLYTKDAVHASSDYHARDFSPALGIPEDPATGTASGALSALLRSHGHIGYGQHVTFEQGFEIHRDSYIEAHVEQGPDGEADSVFVGGPAVVSVKGELMMD, encoded by the coding sequence ATGGGGAGAGAAGTATGGTTAGTTGATGCGTTTACAACGAAGAGGTTTGGCGGTAATGTCGCCGGCGTAGTTCCCTTTGCAAACGAGCTCACGGATGAACAGATGCAGGCCGTCGCGGCTGAGTTGGCTGCGTCAGAGACAGCCTTTGTATTGCCGCCGTCACCTGGGGTCGACGCCGACTTACGGCTTCGTTACTTCACCCCGGCTGTGGAGGTAGACCTGTGTGGGCACGCGACAATCGGTTCAATGGCTGCGCTGTTCGAAAACGGCCGGATTGGCGACGGTCTGGCAGAGACTGCGGTTTGCCGCGTTGAGACGCGTGTCGGGGTTCTGCCCATCACGCTCGGCTATAAAGACGGGCTGCCCTATGCGGAGATGGGACAAGCCGCTCCGAGATTTCGGGAAGCCCAGGTCGACCTGACACAGCTCGCCTCTTGGCTTGGTATCTCCGCGGATGACTTTGACCTGACTCTCCCGCTTGGCATCAGTTCGACGGGACTGTGGGACCTGTTTGTACCGGTGAAGTCGCTTTCTGTCATGCAAGCACTGAGGCCGGACTTCGCGCGCCTTGCGGCATGGAATATGGAACTTGACGTTGCCAGTACACATCTGTACACGAAGGATGCAGTGCATGCGTCGAGTGATTATCATGCGCGCGACTTTTCGCCCGCTCTCGGCATTCCGGAAGACCCTGCGACCGGTACGGCCAGTGGTGCCTTGAGCGCATTGCTGCGGTCGCACGGACATATCGGTTATGGTCAGCATGTTACGTTTGAACAAGGGTTTGAGATTCACCGCGACAGTTACATCGAAGCGCATGTGGAACAGGGCCCTGACGGGGAGGCTGATTCGGTGTTTGTCGGGGGACCGGCTGTCGTATCGGTAAAAGGCGAGCTTATGATGGATTGA